One Chroicocephalus ridibundus chromosome 10, bChrRid1.1, whole genome shotgun sequence DNA window includes the following coding sequences:
- the RAB7A gene encoding ras-related protein Rab-7a, translating to MTSRKKVLLKVIILGDSGVGKTSLMNQYVNKKFSNQYKATIGADFLTKEVMVDDRLVTMQIWDTAGQERFQSLGVAFYRGADCCVLVFDVTAPNTFKTLDSWRDEFLIQASPRDPENFPFVVLGNKIDLENRQVTTKRAQAWCYSKNNIPYFETSAKEAINVEQAFQTIARNALKQETEVELYNEFPEPIKLDKNDRVKASAESCSC from the exons ATGACTTCTAGGAAGAAAGTGTTACTGAAAGTCATCATCCTTGGAGACTCTGG GGTGGGAAAGACATCGCTCATGAACCAGTATGTGAACAAGAAATTCAGTAACCAGTACAAGGCTACGATAGGCGCAGACTTCCTGACAAAAGAGGTCATGGTGGATGACAGGCTAGTGACAATGCAG ATATGGGATACAGCAGGACAAGAACGATTTCAGTCTCTGGGAGTTGCCTTCTACAGGGGAGCGGACTGCTGTGTGCTGGTGTTTGATGTCACGGCCCCCAACACATTCAAAACCCTAGACAGCTGGAGGGACGAATTCCTCATTCAGGCCAGTCCAAGGGATCCTGAGAACTTTCCTTTTGTTGTGCTGGGAAACAAGATTGACCTAGAAAACAGACAA GTCACCACAAAACGGGCGCAAGCCTGGTGCTACAGTAAAAACAACATCCCCTACTTTGAAACCAGTGCCAAGGAGGCCATTAATGTGGAACAAGCTTTCCAGACGATTGCACGAAATGCACTTAAACAG GAAACCGAAGTGGAGCTTTACAACGAATTCCCCGAACCCATCAAACTAGACAAGAATGACCGAGTGAAGGCTTCTGcggagagctgcagctgctga